In the genome of Elusimicrobiota bacterium, one region contains:
- a CDS encoding PDDEXK nuclease domain-containing protein, with product MMKKLDIEKKQIKDYEKSLSSIIKKVEESKHKAITTVNKLLIELYWFIGRTIVNLQERSKWGDSVVEKLSQDLKTKYPDMNGFSVRNLWNMKRFYETYRECKKLQALPAEISWTNNVIILENTKTVEEKEFYLKMCLKERWSSRELLRQIDSAYFERYMLSKRPDKLMQIEQKKLAIPPDDIYRHLKDEYVLEFLDLSKIFSEKELRKEILNNLRDFFLEFGKNLTFVGEEYPLVVGNEEFKIDLLFFHRELKCLVPIELKIGKFKPEYVGKMQFYLAALDEQIKLPHENPSIGLILCRSKKESIVRLTLSTLHKPVKISVYETKLPDKKLIQQRLERFKLPEKLLDKE from the coding sequence ATGATGAAAAAATTAGATATTGAGAAAAAGCAAATAAAAGATTACGAAAAATCACTTTCATCTATTATAAAGAAAGTCGAAGAAAGTAAACATAAAGCAATAACTACAGTCAATAAGTTATTGATTGAGCTCTATTGGTTCATTGGGCGGACAATTGTAAACCTTCAGGAAAGGAGTAAATGGGGTGACAGTGTGGTTGAAAAATTATCGCAAGATTTGAAGACAAAATATCCAGATATGAATGGATTTTCAGTGCGAAACCTTTGGAATATGAAACGATTTTATGAGACTTACCGAGAATGTAAGAAACTGCAGGCACTGCCTGCAGAAATCAGTTGGACTAACAATGTAATTATTCTTGAAAATACAAAAACAGTTGAAGAAAAAGAATTTTATTTAAAAATGTGCCTGAAAGAACGATGGTCTTCTCGGGAGTTACTTCGTCAAATTGATTCTGCCTATTTTGAAAGATATATGTTATCCAAAAGACCAGATAAACTAATGCAAATAGAACAGAAAAAACTTGCTATTCCACCAGATGATATTTATCGCCATTTAAAAGATGAATATGTTTTGGAATTTTTAGACTTGTCAAAAATATTTTCTGAAAAAGAACTGCGGAAAGAAATTCTCAATAACCTGCGTGATTTCTTTTTAGAGTTTGGAAAGAATTTAACTTTTGTTGGTGAAGAATATCCATTGGTTGTTGGTAATGAAGAATTCAAGATTGACTTACTGTTTTTCCATAGAGAACTTAAATGTCTTGTACCAATTGAACTTAAAATAGGTAAATTTAAACCAGAATACGTAGGTAAAATGCAATTTTATCTTGCAGCTCTTGATGAACAAATAAAATTGCCACATGAAAATCCGTCTATTGGATTAATTCTTTGCCGATCTAAAAAAGAGAGCATTGTTCGTCTAACTTTAAGTACACTGCACAAACCAGTAAAGATTTCAGTTTATGAAACTAAACTACCGGATAAAAAACTTATTCAGCAAAGATTAGAAAGATTTAAATTACCCGAGAAATTATTGGATAAAGAATAG